From Paenibacillus thermoaerophilus, one genomic window encodes:
- the polA gene encoding DNA polymerase I, translated as MRKLVVIDGNSVAYRAFFALPALSNSSGLHTGAVYGMTTMLLRLIEEEKPTHFLAAFDAGKVTFRHSQYGEYKGGRQKTPPELSEQFPVIRNLIEAMGIRQFELEGYEADDIIGTITKLAEQDDVQAVVVTGDKDMLQLASERVTIALTRKGVSEIERFDPAHIREVYNLAPDQIRDLKGLMGDASDNIPGVPGVGEKTALKLLHEYGTVEQVLAHVDELKGKLRENIANHADDARMSKELATIFREVPMEADWDALRFAGPDKPKLAELFRKLEFRSLIDKLDLGGGAGAEPAESDEQEEALEVVRVTADRLGDLVKRLGEVKAFAAEVTGDNPHTGDVHGLTFLAGQTAYYVPFGLLASDEASALREWLADPEIPKITHDAHRTEVALHWRGLPLRGVAFCTMLAGYLLDPTEAGHTLGLLARKYECGSVPENEDVYGKGAKFKVPDEQTLAAFGARRALAISRLESKLSELLKQNGMESLYHELELPLSGRLAAMETTGVRVDAGALEAYGEELKQSIARLEKDIYELAGTEFNIGSTKQLGEILFDKLKLPVVKKTKTGYSTDAEVLEKLEPYHDIVKHILHYRQLTKLQSTYIEGLLKEVRPETGKIHTYYQQTIAATGRLSSQFPNLQNIPIRLEEGRKIRRVFVPSEPGWVILAADYSQIELRVLAHISGDEGLKEAFRTGLDVHTKTAMDVFGVSEDQVDANMRRQAKAVNFGIVYGISGFGLSRNLDISPKEAEAFIKQYYETFPGVRAYMDNIVATAREQGYVTTLLNRRRYLPEIKASNFNLRSFAERTAMNTPIQGTAADIIKLAMVKIADRLESEGLSSRMLLTVHDELVFEVPPDELETMKRLVPEVMESALELDVPLKVDVSWGDNWYEAK; from the coding sequence ATGCGCAAGCTGGTAGTGATCGACGGCAACAGCGTGGCTTATCGGGCGTTTTTCGCTTTGCCCGCCTTGAGCAATTCGAGCGGCCTTCACACGGGAGCCGTGTACGGCATGACTACGATGCTGCTGAGGCTGATCGAGGAGGAGAAGCCGACGCATTTTCTCGCCGCGTTCGACGCGGGCAAAGTGACGTTCCGCCACTCGCAGTACGGCGAATATAAGGGAGGGCGGCAAAAGACGCCGCCGGAGCTGTCCGAGCAGTTTCCCGTAATCCGCAATCTGATCGAGGCGATGGGCATCCGCCAGTTCGAGCTGGAGGGCTACGAAGCGGACGACATCATCGGCACGATAACGAAGCTGGCGGAGCAGGATGATGTGCAGGCGGTTGTCGTCACGGGCGACAAGGATATGCTGCAACTGGCTTCGGAGCGGGTGACGATCGCCCTCACGCGCAAGGGGGTCAGCGAGATCGAGCGGTTCGATCCGGCCCATATTCGCGAGGTGTACAATCTCGCGCCGGACCAGATCCGCGATCTGAAGGGGCTTATGGGCGATGCGTCCGACAATATCCCCGGCGTGCCCGGAGTCGGGGAGAAGACGGCGCTGAAGCTGCTGCACGAGTACGGCACGGTGGAGCAGGTGCTGGCGCATGTCGACGAGCTGAAGGGCAAGCTGCGGGAGAATATCGCCAACCATGCGGACGACGCGCGGATGTCCAAGGAGCTGGCGACCATCTTCCGGGAAGTTCCGATGGAGGCCGATTGGGACGCGCTGCGGTTCGCCGGGCCGGACAAGCCGAAACTGGCGGAACTGTTCCGCAAGCTGGAATTCCGTTCGCTGATCGACAAGCTTGATCTGGGAGGCGGAGCGGGAGCCGAACCCGCCGAGAGCGACGAGCAGGAGGAAGCGCTTGAGGTCGTCAGGGTGACTGCGGACCGGCTCGGCGACCTGGTGAAGCGGCTCGGCGAGGTGAAGGCGTTTGCGGCCGAAGTCACCGGCGACAATCCGCATACGGGCGACGTGCACGGCCTGACCTTCCTGGCCGGTCAGACCGCTTATTACGTGCCGTTCGGGCTGCTGGCCTCGGACGAAGCCTCCGCGCTTCGCGAGTGGCTGGCCGATCCGGAGATCCCCAAGATCACCCACGACGCCCACCGGACGGAAGTCGCCCTTCACTGGCGCGGCCTGCCGCTTCGGGGCGTGGCGTTCTGCACGATGCTGGCCGGCTATTTGCTGGACCCGACGGAAGCGGGGCATACGCTGGGCCTGCTGGCGCGCAAGTACGAATGCGGCTCCGTGCCCGAGAACGAAGACGTGTACGGCAAAGGCGCGAAGTTTAAAGTGCCGGACGAGCAGACGCTTGCCGCCTTCGGCGCCCGCCGCGCGCTTGCGATCTCGCGCCTGGAATCCAAGCTCTCAGAGCTGCTGAAGCAGAACGGCATGGAGTCGCTGTATCACGAGCTGGAGCTGCCTCTGTCGGGGCGTCTGGCCGCGATGGAGACGACGGGCGTGCGGGTCGACGCCGGGGCGCTCGAAGCTTACGGCGAGGAGCTGAAACAAAGTATCGCCCGCCTGGAGAAGGACATTTACGAGCTGGCCGGCACGGAATTCAACATCGGCTCCACCAAGCAGCTCGGCGAGATTTTGTTCGACAAGCTCAAGCTGCCGGTCGTCAAAAAGACGAAAACCGGCTACTCGACCGACGCCGAGGTGCTCGAAAAGCTGGAGCCTTACCATGATATCGTGAAGCATATTTTGCATTACCGCCAGCTTACCAAGCTGCAATCGACGTATATCGAGGGTCTGCTGAAGGAGGTCCGGCCGGAGACGGGCAAAATTCACACCTACTACCAGCAGACGATCGCGGCTACGGGGCGGCTCAGCAGCCAATTCCCGAATCTGCAGAACATTCCGATCCGGCTGGAGGAAGGCCGCAAGATTCGCCGGGTGTTCGTGCCGTCGGAGCCGGGATGGGTCATCCTGGCCGCCGACTACTCGCAGATCGAGCTCCGCGTGCTCGCGCACATCTCCGGCGACGAAGGGCTGAAGGAAGCGTTCCGGACCGGCCTCGACGTGCACACGAAGACGGCGATGGACGTCTTCGGCGTAAGCGAGGACCAGGTTGACGCGAATATGCGCCGGCAGGCGAAAGCCGTCAACTTCGGCATCGTCTACGGCATCAGCGGCTTCGGCCTGTCCCGCAACCTCGATATTTCGCCGAAGGAGGCCGAGGCGTTTATCAAGCAGTATTACGAGACGTTCCCCGGGGTGCGCGCCTACATGGACAATATCGTCGCGACCGCGCGCGAACAGGGTTACGTCACGACGTTGCTGAACCGCCGCCGGTATTTGCCGGAGATCAAGGCTTCGAACTTCAATCTGCGCTCGTTCGCCGAGCGGACGGCGATGAATACGCCGATACAGGGCACGGCCGCCGACATTATCAAGCTGGCGATGGTGAAAATCGCGGACCGGCTCGAATCGGAAGGGCTGTCCAGCCGCATGCTGCTAACGGTGCACGACGAATTGGTGTTCGAGGTTCCGCCGGACGAGCTGGAGACGATGAAGCGGCTCGTGCCGGAAGTGATGGAGTCGGCTCTGGAGCTGGACGTGCCTCTGAAAGTGGACGTAAGCTGGGGAGACAATTGGTACGAAGCGAAGTGA
- the mutM gene encoding DNA-formamidopyrimidine glycosylase, giving the protein MPELPEVETVRRTLEKLVSGKTIESVTVRLPRIVRRPDDPEAFAMLLAGQTIRSIGRRGKFLRFVLDDYVLLSHLRMEGRYGVYPAEEPAENHTHVFFRFTDGLELRYRDVRQFGTMDVFPIGEEWRSEPLHKLGLEPLDESFTVQALRNAIAGRTTKLKPLLLNQEIVAGLGNIYVDEALFAAGLHPERTADSLTRSELNRLHEAIVQTLTDAVNAGGSSIKSYVNGQGEMGMFQQQLNVYGRKGQPCVKCGGPVEKFVLGGRGTHICPACQPVRKRKR; this is encoded by the coding sequence ATGCCGGAATTGCCTGAGGTCGAGACGGTACGCCGGACGCTGGAGAAGCTCGTGTCGGGCAAGACGATCGAGTCCGTAACCGTCCGTCTGCCGCGGATCGTGCGCCGCCCGGACGATCCGGAAGCGTTCGCGATGCTGCTGGCGGGGCAGACGATCCGTTCGATCGGCCGGCGGGGCAAATTTTTGCGGTTCGTGCTCGACGATTACGTCTTGTTGTCGCATCTGCGCATGGAAGGCCGATACGGCGTCTATCCCGCGGAGGAGCCGGCGGAAAACCATACGCACGTTTTCTTCCGGTTTACGGACGGCCTGGAGCTTCGCTACCGGGATGTCCGGCAGTTCGGAACGATGGATGTGTTCCCGATCGGGGAGGAATGGCGTTCCGAGCCCCTGCATAAACTGGGACTGGAGCCGTTGGACGAGTCGTTTACCGTACAAGCCCTTCGCAACGCGATAGCCGGGCGGACGACGAAGCTGAAGCCGCTGCTGCTGAATCAGGAGATTGTCGCCGGACTCGGGAACATATACGTCGACGAAGCGCTGTTCGCTGCCGGACTACATCCGGAGCGGACGGCGGACTCGCTTACGAGGTCCGAACTGAACCGCCTTCACGAAGCGATCGTCCAAACGTTGACGGACGCCGTGAACGCAGGCGGCTCGTCGATCAAGTCGTACGTCAACGGCCAAGGCGAGATGGGCATGTTCCAGCAGCAATTAAACGTGTACGGCCGCAAAGGCCAGCCTTGCGTCAAATGCGGCGGACCGGTCGAGAAGTTTGTGCTGGGCGGCCGCGGCACGCATATCTGCCCGGCCTGCCAGCCGGTCCGGAAAAGGAAAAGGTAA
- a CDS encoding HAD family hydrolase — MNGNKHNRFFPSPKKLAIFDVSNTLIDRQRTLEHCFAKTLEEFTARWSSDWPDWNPADVKNRYMTEWRRKRGSLLRTREKFEARTACLAYALKPYPLEVTPSFAHSFFAGLKSHQAREAVAVPDALRVISELSGRYQLAILSNGFRADQSECLEKLGLTAYFPADRIFTPHRTGARKPAAKAFLSVSESLGVPPSGAVMVGDSWRNDVVGATQAGMDAVWILPSADKKISLRKAGIRRIVTVRSLGQLLGFM; from the coding sequence ATGAACGGCAATAAACATAACCGGTTCTTCCCTTCCCCGAAAAAGTTGGCGATCTTCGACGTCAGCAATACGCTGATCGACCGGCAGCGGACGTTGGAGCATTGCTTCGCCAAGACGCTGGAGGAGTTCACGGCCCGCTGGTCGTCGGATTGGCCGGACTGGAACCCCGCCGACGTCAAAAACCGCTACATGACCGAATGGAGGAGAAAGCGCGGCTCCCTGCTCCGCACGCGCGAGAAGTTCGAGGCGCGGACCGCTTGCTTGGCATACGCCTTGAAGCCGTATCCGCTGGAAGTCACGCCGTCGTTCGCCCATTCGTTTTTTGCCGGACTCAAATCCCACCAGGCCCGCGAAGCGGTCGCCGTCCCGGATGCTCTCCGTGTCATCTCCGAGCTGTCCGGACGGTATCAGCTCGCCATCCTCTCCAACGGGTTCCGGGCGGATCAGAGCGAATGTCTCGAAAAACTGGGCCTGACCGCCTACTTCCCTGCCGACCGCATCTTCACGCCCCATCGGACAGGCGCCCGCAAGCCCGCGGCGAAGGCGTTCCTGTCGGTCAGCGAATCGCTGGGCGTCCCGCCTTCCGGCGCGGTTATGGTCGGCGACTCCTGGCGGAACGATGTCGTCGGAGCCACCCAGGCGGGCATGGACGCCGTCTGGATTTTGCCGTCCGCCGACAAAAAAATATCCCTGCGGAAAGCAGGGATACGCCGCATCGTCACCGTCCGGAGTCTCGGACAGCTTCTCGGGTTTATGTAA
- a CDS encoding transposase: MAAFQSGKYCKARRRTSCVKPFRNALHEFAWCSVRWEPWAKG; this comes from the coding sequence ATCGCCGCATTTCAAAGCGGTAAGTACTGCAAAGCACGAAGGAGAACCTCATGCGTGAAACCTTTTCGGAATGCCTTACATGAGTTCGCTTGGTGTTCCGTTCGATGGGAACCTTGGGCTAAGGGATGA
- the nrdR gene encoding transcriptional regulator NrdR has product MRCPFCDHSGTKVLDSRPANDNRSIRRRRECERCLRRFTTFEMVEETPLIVIKKDGSREEFSRDKMLRGLIRACEKRPVSVETLEGIVSEVEKELRSHAHAEVESREIGELVMKELYPVDEVAYVRFASVYRQFKDINMFMKELNELLIRSPQN; this is encoded by the coding sequence ATGAGATGTCCATTTTGCGATCATTCCGGCACCAAGGTGCTTGACTCCCGCCCGGCCAACGACAACCGGTCGATCCGCAGGCGGCGCGAGTGCGAGCGCTGTCTGCGCCGGTTCACGACGTTCGAGATGGTGGAGGAAACCCCGTTGATCGTCATAAAAAAGGACGGCAGCCGGGAAGAATTCAGCCGGGACAAAATGCTGAGGGGCCTGATCCGCGCCTGCGAGAAGCGACCCGTGTCCGTAGAGACGCTGGAGGGGATCGTCAGCGAAGTCGAGAAAGAATTAAGAAGTCACGCGCACGCTGAAGTGGAGAGCCGGGAGATCGGCGAGCTGGTGATGAAGGAGCTGTACCCGGTGGACGAAGTCGCCTACGTGCGGTTCGCGAGTGTATACCGGCAGTTCAAGGACATCAACATGTTTATGAAGGAACTGAATGAGCTTTTGATTCGTTCGCCGCAAAATTGA
- the coaE gene encoding dephospho-CoA kinase, which translates to MRIGLTGGIACGKSTVAAMLAARGAAIIDADRVAREVVEPGKPALAAVAAEFGPGVLDENGGLNRKALGAIVFADAKKRRKLESILHPAIRERMDKLAEEAEARDPDAIVIADIPLLYESGLQDRYERVLVVYVPPEIQLRRLMERDKLSEAEARSRLAAQWPIDRKRELADDVIDNSGTLEETERQLDAWWRKLVARS; encoded by the coding sequence ATGCGAATCGGACTTACGGGCGGCATCGCCTGCGGCAAAAGCACAGTGGCGGCGATGCTGGCGGCGAGGGGAGCGGCGATCATCGATGCCGACCGCGTCGCCCGCGAGGTGGTGGAGCCGGGCAAGCCGGCTCTCGCCGCCGTCGCGGCGGAATTCGGGCCGGGTGTGTTGGACGAGAACGGCGGACTGAACCGCAAGGCGCTTGGGGCTATTGTCTTCGCGGACGCGAAGAAACGGCGCAAGCTGGAGAGCATCCTGCATCCGGCCATTCGGGAAAGAATGGACAAGCTGGCGGAGGAAGCGGAAGCGCGCGATCCGGACGCGATCGTCATCGCGGATATCCCGCTGCTGTACGAGAGCGGGCTCCAGGATCGGTACGAGCGCGTGCTGGTTGTTTATGTTCCGCCGGAAATCCAGCTTCGGCGCTTGATGGAGAGGGACAAGCTGTCCGAAGCGGAGGCCCGAAGCAGATTGGCGGCCCAGTGGCCGATCGATCGCAAGCGCGAGCTGGCCGACGACGTCATCGACAACAGCGGCACCCTGGAAGAGACGGAAAGGCAGCTTGATGCCTGGTGGCGCAAGCTCGTGGCCCGGTCATGA
- a CDS encoding alpha/beta-type small acid-soluble spore protein: protein MARNNSSNTLVVPQASNALDQLKYEVAQELGIAIPQDGYMGNVATRDTGAIGGNITRRLVQIAEQQLAGQAGQAK from the coding sequence ATGGCTAGAAACAACAGCAGCAATACGCTGGTAGTACCTCAAGCCTCGAACGCCCTCGACCAACTGAAATACGAAGTGGCTCAAGAGCTGGGGATCGCTATCCCGCAAGATGGCTACATGGGTAACGTAGCAACTCGCGACACGGGCGCGATCGGTGGCAACATCACTCGCCGCCTCGTACAAATCGCCGAACAACAATTGGCTGGTCAAGCCGGTCAAGCGAAATAA
- the phoU gene encoding phosphate signaling complex protein PhoU, giving the protein MANRQQFETNLNDLKAVLIEMAGKVERAIQEAVQSLQEGDQRLAQKVIQSDPEINSLEEKIDEIGTNLIATQQPVAKDLRRIIVAFRIASDLERMADLAVDIAKVTIRIGDQPLMKPLVDIPRMAEIAQLMTAESIQSYINENVDLAYKMALMDDEVDKLHSQIMREMFVFMVENPKIVNQAILLCFVSRYLERMADHATNIGESVVYLVRGKRPDLNT; this is encoded by the coding sequence ATGGCGAACCGTCAGCAGTTTGAGACGAATCTGAACGATTTGAAAGCCGTGCTCATCGAGATGGCCGGCAAGGTCGAGCGTGCCATACAGGAAGCCGTGCAGTCTCTCCAGGAGGGCGATCAGCGCCTGGCGCAAAAGGTCATTCAATCCGACCCCGAGATCAACTCGCTGGAGGAGAAGATCGACGAGATCGGCACGAATCTGATCGCCACGCAGCAGCCGGTCGCGAAGGACCTGCGGCGCATTATCGTGGCGTTCCGCATCGCCTCGGATTTGGAGCGCATGGCCGATCTGGCCGTCGATATCGCCAAAGTAACGATCCGGATCGGCGATCAGCCGCTGATGAAGCCGCTGGTCGACATTCCGCGCATGGCCGAAATCGCCCAGTTGATGACGGCGGAGAGCATCCAGTCCTACATCAACGAGAACGTCGATCTGGCCTACAAAATGGCGCTGATGGACGACGAGGTCGACAAGCTGCACTCGCAGATCATGCGGGAGATGTTCGTCTTCATGGTGGAAAATCCCAAGATCGTCAACCAGGCGATTCTGCTGTGCTTCGTCAGCCGCTATCTCGAACGGATGGCGGACCATGCGACGAATATCGGCGAGAGCGTCGTTTATCTCGTGCGGGGCAAGCGCCCGGATTTGAACACGTAA
- a CDS encoding serine hydrolase, whose protein sequence is MLRKELVKQEIEGNLERKVASDPTLHNVQLLIHSDKLDIHWLMAAGKTDEGLAHPHQPFHTASVGKTFTSVIVAKLVESGLAKFEDPVADHDSVPSSGVKSISTL, encoded by the coding sequence ATGTTGAGAAAAGAGCTTGTCAAACAAGAGATTGAGGGAAATCTTGAGAGGAAAGTCGCATCGGATCCGACGCTTCATAATGTACAATTGCTCATCCATTCGGATAAGCTAGATATCCATTGGCTTATGGCTGCGGGAAAAACAGATGAGGGATTGGCTCATCCGCATCAGCCCTTTCACACGGCAAGTGTCGGTAAGACGTTTACTTCAGTAATCGTAGCTAAACTGGTCGAAAGCGGACTCGCCAAATTTGAAGATCCCGTTGCTGATCATGATAGCGTCCCGTCAAGTGGTGTAAAATCGATTTCTACTTTGTGA
- a CDS encoding lytic transglycosylase domain-containing protein, with protein sequence MRVMRTLGAMRSSRVFRLRKRWYALLLVLVVLGLFARSEWLFKWMYPIHYEELIRSEAEKHQVDPYLVAAIVQVESRYDPARRSSKGAVGLMQIMPDTARWAAEVKKMRIDAVAYLHDPAVNLDIGSWYISSLIREFDGNHTAAIAAYNGGPGNVRQWLASGVWDGTLDGAKAIPFGETRHFVQRVYYFWDKYHRVYGPPQ encoded by the coding sequence ATGAGGGTGATGCGAACGCTCGGTGCGATGCGGTCCTCCCGCGTATTCCGGCTGCGGAAGCGCTGGTACGCCCTGCTGCTGGTACTGGTGGTCTTGGGGTTGTTCGCCCGATCCGAGTGGCTGTTCAAATGGATGTATCCGATTCATTACGAGGAATTGATCCGATCCGAAGCCGAGAAGCATCAGGTTGACCCTTATCTGGTGGCCGCGATCGTCCAGGTGGAGAGCAGATACGATCCCGCCCGGCGATCTTCCAAAGGCGCGGTCGGCCTTATGCAAATCATGCCCGATACCGCCAGATGGGCGGCCGAAGTCAAGAAGATGCGGATAGATGCGGTTGCCTATCTGCACGATCCGGCCGTGAATCTCGATATCGGATCTTGGTACATATCCTCCCTGATCCGTGAGTTCGACGGAAACCATACGGCCGCGATCGCCGCTTACAACGGGGGGCCGGGCAATGTGAGACAATGGCTCGCTTCCGGCGTCTGGGACGGGACGCTTGACGGAGCGAAAGCGATCCCGTTCGGGGAGACCCGGCATTTCGTGCAGCGCGTTTATTATTTTTGGGACAAGTATCATCGGGTATACGGCCCGCCGCAATAG
- the ytaF gene encoding sporulation membrane protein YtaF, whose translation MWPTVLLLALAVSLDGFGAGVTYGLRKIRVPWLSVAIIAVCSGAVIALSMAVGRQLEAAIDPRWAKVLGAWILIGIGCWALVQFLLRGNKETAEAASLRPEDADIQETCVFHWEWKSVGLVIRILRTPSLADMDRSGTITSGEALWLGLALSLDALGAGIGAALLGLPVLATSAGIALVSGVFIAAGLQMGYWLSHVRWIRKLALLPAFLLIVLGVSKLFG comes from the coding sequence GTGTGGCCGACAGTCTTGTTGTTGGCGTTGGCGGTCAGTCTGGACGGATTCGGCGCAGGCGTCACGTACGGCTTGCGCAAAATCCGCGTTCCCTGGTTGTCGGTGGCGATTATCGCCGTCTGTTCCGGCGCGGTTATCGCGCTGTCGATGGCCGTCGGCCGGCAGCTCGAAGCGGCGATCGATCCGCGCTGGGCGAAGGTGCTGGGCGCATGGATCTTGATCGGCATCGGCTGTTGGGCGCTTGTCCAGTTTCTGCTGCGGGGGAACAAGGAGACGGCAGAAGCGGCTTCCTTGCGTCCGGAGGACGCCGACATACAGGAAACTTGCGTATTTCATTGGGAATGGAAATCCGTCGGATTGGTGATTCGCATCTTGCGCACGCCGTCTCTGGCGGACATGGACCGGTCGGGGACGATCACTTCCGGCGAGGCGTTGTGGCTTGGTCTGGCGTTGTCTCTGGACGCCTTGGGGGCGGGGATCGGAGCCGCCTTGCTGGGATTGCCGGTCCTGGCGACGTCGGCCGGCATCGCGTTGGTCAGCGGCGTGTTTATCGCGGCGGGGCTGCAGATGGGATATTGGCTGTCGCATGTGCGCTGGATACGGAAGCTGGCGCTTCTGCCGGCGTTCCTGCTTATCGTGCTGGGCGTCAGCAAATTGTTCGGTTGA
- a CDS encoding GGDEF domain-containing protein, which translates to MKSWTHPRDSLPIAEGLAGRLALGPVGLIALDLDGTASFDRSRDAAVREQLLVRLRQFARERQDGSDRLFDDCELGGDIYLYAHYPGADEREAAGKLAALAESIRLYAERELPESFRADGRSLQIGFAIIRPDDGRDLASAVYSAMKRSLREAGSVPADSEESELGKLFADILDERAIQSVFQPIVSLADSSVFGYEALTRGPAGSSFNSPLPLFQFAQRSGGLHKLDRLAREKAIEGFRPAHDQQKIFINIPAQIIHDPQFTPGETLRILERTGIRPRQIVFEITERSSIEDFDTAKKILRHYRSQGYQIAIDDAGAGYSSLQAIAELQPDFVKIDRSLIDRVDKEKTKEHLLEMFVSFARKMNIRLVAEGIERREELMKVAQLGIHFAQGYLLGRPHAELKEPDEELKRIISGSHRLSPASGGSLRIGALGTSIATFDWQEPISSVATLFREQEDEQGAVIVRDQRPVGLMMREKLFQQLSGQYGVSLFWNRPIYQLMDPHPLVVDESLPIEQVSRMAMSRDSNKLYDYVIISREGKIAGATSIRDILERVTHERMEQARVSNPLTGLPGNRQIQRELRRRISLAQPFSVIYADLDYFKWFNDRFGFQRGDELIQYTAEAIRQAVYGSGEADDFLGHIGGDDFIVMTGASRPETVCERIIEIFERDIGAFLGEDAGPVLDREGNPVNSGGIHVSLSLVVCRQCVGLTPEAISEAAASLKKQAKAKPGSVFVCGCFGQQLESDFT; encoded by the coding sequence ATGAAATCTTGGACTCATCCTCGGGATTCCTTGCCGATTGCGGAAGGGCTGGCCGGCAGGCTGGCCCTCGGCCCTGTCGGTCTGATTGCGTTGGATCTGGATGGAACCGCTTCGTTCGACCGCAGCAGGGATGCGGCCGTCCGGGAACAGCTATTGGTTCGGCTCCGGCAGTTTGCCCGTGAACGGCAAGACGGATCCGACCGTCTGTTTGACGATTGCGAGCTTGGCGGAGACATTTATCTGTACGCCCATTATCCGGGGGCGGACGAACGGGAGGCCGCCGGCAAGCTTGCCGCGCTGGCGGAGTCGATCCGGCTGTACGCGGAGCGCGAGCTGCCCGAGAGTTTCCGCGCGGATGGGCGAAGCCTTCAGATCGGCTTCGCGATCATCAGGCCGGATGACGGCCGGGACCTGGCGTCTGCGGTCTATTCGGCCATGAAGCGCTCGCTTCGGGAAGCCGGGAGCGTGCCGGCCGATTCGGAAGAAAGCGAGCTCGGCAAGCTGTTTGCCGATATTCTCGACGAACGCGCCATTCAATCCGTGTTTCAGCCGATCGTGTCGCTGGCCGATTCGTCGGTGTTCGGTTACGAGGCGCTGACCCGCGGACCGGCGGGTTCGTCTTTCAACTCGCCGCTGCCGCTGTTTCAGTTCGCCCAACGGTCGGGAGGTCTTCACAAACTGGACCGGTTGGCCCGGGAGAAGGCGATCGAAGGCTTCCGTCCGGCGCATGACCAGCAGAAAATTTTCATCAATATTCCCGCCCAAATCATCCACGACCCGCAATTCACGCCGGGCGAAACTCTCCGCATCCTTGAACGGACCGGCATCCGGCCCAGGCAAATCGTATTCGAGATTACCGAACGCAGCTCCATCGAAGACTTCGACACCGCCAAAAAAATATTGCGCCATTACCGCAGCCAAGGCTATCAGATCGCCATCGACGACGCTGGCGCCGGCTACTCCTCCCTGCAGGCCATCGCCGAGCTTCAGCCGGATTTCGTCAAGATCGACCGCTCGCTCATCGACCGGGTGGACAAGGAGAAGACGAAGGAGCATCTGCTGGAGATGTTTGTGTCCTTCGCCCGCAAGATGAATATCCGGCTGGTGGCCGAAGGAATCGAACGGCGGGAGGAATTGATGAAAGTCGCGCAGTTGGGAATCCACTTTGCCCAAGGGTATTTGCTGGGCCGTCCCCATGCCGAGCTGAAGGAGCCCGACGAAGAGCTGAAGCGGATCATCTCTGGCAGCCACCGGCTGTCGCCGGCATCAGGCGGTTCGTTGCGAATCGGCGCATTGGGCACTTCGATCGCGACGTTCGACTGGCAGGAACCGATCTCGTCGGTGGCGACATTGTTCCGGGAGCAGGAGGACGAACAGGGGGCTGTCATCGTCCGGGATCAAAGGCCGGTAGGACTAATGATGAGGGAAAAGCTGTTTCAGCAGCTTTCCGGCCAGTATGGCGTGTCCTTGTTCTGGAACCGTCCGATTTATCAACTGATGGACCCGCATCCCCTGGTCGTCGACGAAAGCCTGCCGATCGAGCAGGTCTCCCGTATGGCAATGTCCCGCGACAGCAACAAGCTGTACGACTACGTCATCATCTCACGGGAAGGGAAAATTGCCGGCGCGACGTCCATCCGGGATATTCTGGAGAGGGTGACGCACGAGCGCATGGAGCAAGCCCGCGTCTCCAATCCGCTGACGGGCCTTCCCGGGAACCGGCAGATCCAGCGGGAGCTGCGCAGGCGAATCAGCCTCGCGCAGCCGTTCTCCGTCATTTACGCCGACCTCGACTATTTCAAGTGGTTTAACGACCGGTTCGGCTTCCAGCGCGGCGACGAGCTGATTCAATACACGGCGGAAGCGATCCGGCAGGCCGTGTACGGGAGCGGGGAGGCGGACGATTTTCTCGGTCATATCGGAGGCGACGATTTTATCGTCATGACGGGCGCGTCCCGCCCGGAGACGGTGTGCGAACGGATCATCGAGATATTTGAACGCGATATCGGCGCCTTTCTGGGAGAAGACGCAGGTCCTGTTCTCGACCGGGAGGGCAATCCCGTGAACAGCGGCGGAATTCACGTCTCGTTGTCCCTCGTGGTCTGCAGGCAATGCGTCGGTCTGACGCCGGAAGCGATCTCGGAAGCGGCAGCGTCGCTCAAGAAGCAGGCCAAAGCCAAGCCGGGCAGCGTTTTCGTCTGCGGCTGCTTCGGACAGCAGCTTGAGTCCGATTTTACATAA